The following are encoded together in the Falsiruegeria litorea R37 genome:
- a CDS encoding xanthine dehydrogenase family protein molybdopterin-binding subunit, which produces MGIGKILRRTFLIGSAAIVGGVAFGTYYVTRPAANPLEPREGEAALNPFVLIDQNGITLFAPRAEMGQGVKTSWAALIAEELDVELEQVNVLHGPAAAAYYNSAFVADGLPGKGYDTSQFKHNVGEALGVLGRALSLHGTGGSTSMKDGFVRMREAGASARETIKQAAADRLGVSRDDLKTEAGHVIAPDGTTIPYSDLAEATAALDPIEAPLRDPSEWRILGRSQPRLDMVGKSTGTAEFAIDVRLPGMKFATVRRNPKLGGGMKSFDASAAESMPGVEKIISVDDGIAVIGTNTWLVIQAAEAVEIDWEDAPYPPTTDAVFAQIEKAFDDAPNSTMRDDGDVDTAVEGATEISANYTAPYLAHSTMEPMTAAAHLTGDGLQVWTGTQMPVFAQQRAAYVAGLDSEQVEMNTTYLGGGFGRRLELDFVEVAVKVAMAMPGTPVLTTWSREEDMRHDYFRPGAMARLRGAVKDGKAVLIDGHVAAQSPVQQAVERLTGMAGGGPDKVLVEGFFNQPYAVPNYRMSGYIADLQIPVGFWRSVGNSYNGFFHETFMDELAHVAGRDPLDFRLDHARDEWDVAARCLEKVRDMSDWTGKTPDGVGRGVAMTYSFGTPVAQVIEVVDEDGTIRINKAWIACDMGLAIDPHVVRAQMFSGLIYGLSAACFGEITFDEGEVEQWNFPDYDALRMHTAPKVEIEILETNRFMGGAGEPGTPPSMPALGNALFDLTGKRARSLPLSHEFDLLI; this is translated from the coding sequence ATGGGTATCGGAAAAATCCTGCGCCGCACCTTTCTAATCGGATCAGCCGCCATTGTCGGCGGTGTGGCCTTTGGCACCTATTATGTCACCCGCCCCGCTGCCAACCCGCTTGAACCACGCGAAGGCGAGGCCGCGCTGAACCCCTTTGTGCTGATCGACCAGAACGGCATCACGCTGTTCGCGCCCCGTGCCGAAATGGGACAAGGTGTGAAAACCTCTTGGGCTGCACTGATCGCCGAAGAGCTGGATGTCGAGCTGGAACAGGTCAACGTCCTGCACGGCCCGGCGGCGGCGGCCTATTACAATTCGGCCTTTGTGGCGGATGGCCTGCCCGGCAAGGGTTACGACACCAGCCAGTTCAAACACAACGTGGGCGAGGCCCTTGGCGTTCTGGGGCGGGCCTTGTCGCTGCACGGCACTGGCGGCTCGACTTCGATGAAGGACGGCTTCGTCCGCATGCGCGAGGCCGGGGCGAGTGCGCGTGAGACGATCAAACAGGCCGCCGCAGACCGCCTTGGCGTCTCTCGTGACGACCTCAAGACCGAAGCGGGTCATGTAATCGCGCCCGATGGCACGACGATCCCATACTCCGATCTGGCCGAGGCCACGGCGGCACTCGACCCCATCGAGGCCCCGCTGCGCGACCCGTCTGAATGGCGCATCCTAGGCCGAAGCCAGCCGCGCCTGGACATGGTCGGCAAATCCACTGGCACGGCGGAATTTGCCATCGACGTGCGCCTGCCGGGGATGAAGTTTGCCACCGTGCGCCGCAACCCCAAGCTGGGCGGTGGGATGAAATCCTTTGACGCAAGTGCGGCCGAGAGCATGCCCGGCGTCGAAAAGATCATCAGCGTCGATGACGGCATCGCGGTGATCGGCACCAACACCTGGTTGGTCATTCAGGCCGCTGAAGCGGTCGAGATCGATTGGGAAGACGCCCCCTATCCACCCACGACTGACGCCGTGTTCGCACAGATCGAAAAGGCCTTTGACGACGCGCCAAACTCGACCATGCGCGACGATGGCGATGTGGATACAGCCGTTGAGGGCGCGACCGAGATCAGCGCCAACTACACCGCGCCCTATCTGGCGCACTCCACGATGGAGCCGATGACAGCGGCCGCGCATCTGACCGGCGATGGCCTGCAGGTCTGGACCGGAACGCAGATGCCGGTCTTTGCGCAGCAGCGCGCAGCCTATGTGGCCGGGTTGGACAGCGAACAGGTCGAGATGAACACCACCTATCTGGGTGGCGGCTTTGGCCGTCGGCTGGAGCTGGACTTTGTCGAGGTCGCGGTCAAGGTCGCCATGGCCATGCCTGGCACTCCGGTCCTGACCACCTGGTCCCGCGAAGAGGACATGCGCCACGATTACTTCCGCCCCGGCGCGATGGCGCGGCTGCGGGGTGCGGTCAAGGATGGCAAGGCGGTGTTGATTGACGGCCATGTGGCGGCGCAATCGCCGGTACAACAGGCGGTGGAACGTCTGACCGGGATGGCAGGTGGCGGCCCCGACAAGGTGCTGGTCGAGGGGTTCTTCAACCAACCCTATGCGGTGCCCAATTATCGCATGAGTGGGTATATCGCCGATTTGCAGATCCCAGTCGGCTTCTGGCGCTCGGTCGGCAACAGCTACAATGGGTTCTTCCATGAGACGTTCATGGATGAACTGGCCCATGTCGCCGGTCGCGACCCGCTGGACTTCCGGCTAGACCATGCTCGCGACGAGTGGGACGTGGCCGCGCGCTGCCTGGAAAAGGTACGCGACATGTCCGACTGGACCGGCAAGACGCCAGATGGTGTGGGGCGTGGCGTGGCGATGACCTACAGCTTTGGTACACCGGTGGCACAGGTGATCGAGGTGGTGGACGAAGACGGCACCATCCGCATCAACAAGGCCTGGATCGCCTGTGACATGGGGCTGGCCATCGACCCGCATGTGGTCCGCGCGCAGATGTTCAGCGGTCTGATCTACGGACTGTCTGCGGCCTGTTTTGGCGAGATCACCTTTGATGAGGGCGAAGTGGAACAGTGGAACTTTCCCGACTATGATGCGCTTCGGATGCACACCGCGCCCAAGGTTGAAATCGAGATCCTGGAAACCAACCGCTTCATGGGCGGCGCGGGTGAACCCGGCACACCACCGTCAATGCCGGCGCTTGGCAATGCGCTCTTTGATCTGACGGGCAAACGCGCGCGCAGCCTGCCGCTGAGCCATGAGTTCGACCTGCTGATCTGA
- a CDS encoding (2Fe-2S)-binding protein, with product MATTLTINGKTHQVDLPDDVPLLWVLRDEVGLTGTKFGCGVAACGACTVHINGEAVRSCQTPLSDVDGPVTTIEGIGTPDSLAAIQQAWVENQVAQCGYCQSGQIMQAASLLAENPSPTDTDIDEAMQGNLCRCGTYPRIRAAIHDAASKMKEA from the coding sequence ATGGCCACCACACTCACCATCAACGGCAAGACCCATCAGGTCGATCTGCCCGACGACGTGCCCCTGTTGTGGGTGCTGCGGGATGAGGTCGGATTGACCGGAACCAAGTTCGGCTGCGGCGTCGCCGCCTGTGGTGCCTGCACCGTGCACATCAACGGCGAGGCGGTGCGCAGCTGCCAAACCCCGCTGTCGGACGTAGACGGCCCCGTCACCACGATCGAGGGCATCGGCACCCCCGACAGCCTGGCCGCCATCCAGCAGGCCTGGGTCGAAAACCAGGTGGCGCAATGCGGCTATTGTCAATCCGGTCAGATCATGCAGGCCGCCTCTCTGCTGGCTGAAAACCCCTCGCCCACTGACACCGACATTGACGAGGCGATGCAAGGCAACCTCTGCCGTTGTGGCACCTATCCACGTATCCGCGCCGCGATCCATGATGCGGCCAGCAAGATGAAGGAGGCCTGA
- a CDS encoding TetR/AcrR family transcriptional regulator, with protein MKDISSDPKQQAILGSAFQAFATYGFRKTSMDDIARGAGMSRPALYQHYRNKEDICRSLVQHHYDKAAAAVSEALSAEGSVTELLTAAMLKQGEGVAALLASPHGMELLDASSSMASDLVDSGEGALQALYADWMTQEAAKGRVRLPGEAPEIAATLTSALKGVKTHAPDFEMYTARVSLLAAIAGAGLSVK; from the coding sequence ATGAAAGATATCAGCAGTGATCCAAAGCAGCAGGCGATCCTTGGGTCGGCGTTTCAGGCCTTTGCGACTTATGGGTTCCGTAAGACGTCGATGGATGACATCGCGCGCGGAGCGGGCATGTCGCGTCCGGCGCTTTATCAGCACTATCGCAACAAAGAAGACATCTGCCGCAGCCTGGTTCAGCACCATTATGACAAGGCCGCCGCCGCTGTGTCAGAGGCGTTGAGTGCTGAGGGTTCGGTGACAGAGTTGCTGACCGCTGCCATGCTGAAACAGGGCGAGGGCGTTGCGGCGCTGCTGGCCTCTCCGCATGGGATGGAACTGCTGGATGCCAGCTCCAGCATGGCCTCGGATCTTGTTGATTCAGGTGAGGGGGCGTTGCAGGCGCTTTATGCCGATTGGATGACGCAAGAGGCCGCCAAGGGGCGGGTGCGGCTTCCGGGCGAAGCACCTGAGATTGCGGCGACGCTGACCTCCGCGCTCAAGGGCGTGAAAACACACGCCCCTGATTTTGAAATGTACACCGCCCGCGTCAGCCTTTTGGCGGCCATCGCGGGGGCCGGTCTGTCCGTCAAGTAA
- the kynU gene encoding kynureninase, whose translation MTDFAATKAMFELPEGVIYLDGNSLGPLPKAAGARVQNMMTEEWGKLLITGWNKAGWMAKPTNLGDRVGKLIGAEPGSVVMGDTLSIKVYQAVASALELNPGRKVVLSDNGNFPTDLYMADGLLRSLGEGYELRVVDPEAVADNLTDDVAVMMITEVDYRTGRKHDMKALTQKAHANGVITVWDLAHTAGAVPVDLSGCNADFAVGCTYKYLNGGPGAPAFIYVSPRHANQVRPALSGWLGHEAPFAFDLDYRPGSGIERMRVGTPPVIQMTALETAMDVWDMADIHEVRAKSTELTELFIAEVEAACPMLTLASPRDAEIRGSQVSFSFEDGYAAMQAIIERGVIGDFRAPDIMRFGFTPLYIDEGDVRAAVAIISDVMNNKLWDRPEYKVRNRVT comes from the coding sequence ATGACCGACTTCGCTGCCACCAAGGCCATGTTCGAGCTGCCCGAGGGCGTGATCTATCTGGACGGCAATTCCCTGGGCCCCCTGCCCAAGGCTGCGGGTGCCCGCGTCCAGAACATGATGACCGAAGAATGGGGCAAGCTGCTGATCACCGGCTGGAACAAAGCGGGCTGGATGGCCAAGCCAACCAATCTGGGCGACCGTGTCGGCAAACTGATCGGGGCAGAACCCGGCAGCGTCGTCATGGGCGACACCCTGTCGATCAAGGTCTATCAGGCGGTTGCCTCGGCGCTGGAACTGAACCCTGGCCGCAAGGTTGTGCTCTCGGACAACGGCAACTTCCCCACCGACCTTTACATGGCCGATGGCCTGCTGCGCTCGCTTGGAGAGGGTTATGAGCTGCGCGTGGTCGACCCCGAGGCGGTGGCGGACAACCTCACCGATGATGTGGCCGTCATGATGATTACCGAGGTGGATTACCGCACCGGGCGCAAACACGACATGAAGGCGCTGACGCAAAAGGCCCATGCCAACGGCGTCATCACTGTCTGGGATCTGGCCCATACCGCCGGAGCCGTGCCTGTCGATCTGTCAGGCTGCAACGCCGACTTCGCGGTTGGCTGCACTTACAAATATCTCAACGGTGGCCCCGGCGCGCCGGCGTTCATCTATGTCTCCCCACGCCACGCAAACCAGGTGCGCCCGGCCTTGTCGGGATGGCTTGGGCATGAGGCTCCCTTTGCCTTTGATCTTGATTATCGTCCCGGGTCGGGCATCGAGCGGATGCGCGTCGGCACCCCGCCAGTCATTCAGATGACTGCACTGGAAACCGCGATGGATGTCTGGGACATGGCCGACATCCACGAAGTGCGCGCCAAATCCACTGAGCTGACCGAACTTTTCATCGCCGAGGTCGAAGCCGCCTGCCCGATGCTGACGCTGGCCAGCCCGCGTGATGCGGAAATCCGGGGCAGCCAAGTTTCGTTCAGTTTTGAGGATGGCTATGCTGCGATGCAGGCAATCATTGAGCGCGGCGTCATCGGCGATTTCCGCGCACCCGACATCATGCGGTTCGGCTTCACCCCGCTTTACATCGACGAGGGCGACGTGCGCGCCGCCGTGGCGATCATCTCGGATGTAATGAACAACAAGCTGTGGGACCGCCCCGAATACAAGGTTCGCAACCGCGTTACTTGA
- a CDS encoding LysR family transcriptional regulator: MIDAKISAAVFALAKYGNFRAAAEAIGTSPASFSRYIGQAESYAGHTLFERGPNGAPLTPAGRDFLQLLDQMQNAATQFEAGVSRLRSKGPETLKIGCGPLTTRTIIAPILAEMLGENPDLHALINVRATKEPLEGLRMGSLDVAVCDLTHTPDLSDLDILVLRKEPVSFWARPGHPLLDATSVSVADIFRGPFTTAHLHRHWRSAIAGMLGGDPEAWQIVDQLPQIECDDFALVADLACRTDLVAAGMHEDFAPHAEMGRLHQVKTVETMTWNICAARRKNAGFPALEGFWSHLSQRFCA; this comes from the coding sequence GTGATTGACGCAAAGATTTCTGCGGCGGTGTTCGCGCTGGCCAAATACGGCAACTTCCGCGCGGCGGCCGAGGCGATCGGCACCTCTCCGGCCAGCTTTTCGCGCTATATCGGTCAGGCTGAAAGCTATGCAGGTCATACCTTGTTCGAGCGGGGCCCGAATGGGGCGCCGCTGACGCCCGCCGGACGGGATTTCTTGCAACTGCTCGATCAGATGCAAAATGCCGCCACCCAGTTTGAGGCCGGCGTATCGCGCCTGCGCTCCAAGGGACCGGAAACGCTCAAGATCGGCTGCGGCCCGCTGACAACGCGCACAATCATCGCCCCCATTCTGGCGGAAATGCTGGGCGAGAACCCCGACCTGCACGCGTTGATCAACGTGCGCGCCACCAAGGAACCGCTGGAAGGCTTGCGCATGGGATCTCTTGACGTGGCGGTGTGCGACCTGACCCACACCCCGGATCTGAGTGATCTGGATATCTTGGTGCTCCGGAAGGAGCCTGTATCCTTCTGGGCCCGGCCAGGTCATCCGCTGCTGGATGCAACCTCGGTCTCGGTCGCGGATATCTTTCGTGGCCCTTTCACGACAGCGCATCTTCATCGCCATTGGCGCTCGGCCATCGCCGGGATGCTGGGCGGTGATCCAGAGGCTTGGCAGATCGTTGATCAGCTACCGCAGATCGAATGCGATGACTTTGCGCTGGTCGCGGATCTGGCCTGCCGTACCGATTTGGTCGCCGCCGGAATGCACGAAGATTTTGCGCCACATGCGGAAATGGGGCGGTTGCACCAGGTCAAAACTGTTGAGACGATGACTTGGAACATCTGCGCAGCACGGCGAAAAAACGCTGGTTTTCCCGCGCTTGAGGGGTTCTGGTCTCATCTGAGCCAAAGGTTTTGTGCATGA
- a CDS encoding arylsulfatase produces the protein MVRFNSLISALCGVALSVTALQAMAGTERPNILILIADDMGFSDVGAFGSEIDTPSIDRLADQGMLFTNFHVGASCSPTRTMLISGVDNHLAGLGNMLEIQADNQFGKPGYEGHLNDKVVALPRLLRDAGYHTYMTGKWHLGHEPGTIAYDRGFERSFMLGESGADNWVEQPYAPFYDRVHYYEDDKLVSLPTEDYFSSDFYTQKMIDYIDSNLGDGKPFLAWVGYQAVHYPHQAPKSFIDKYDGVYDDGFEELRVSRLEKQKELGLISPDVELDPEFAKTSYEPWRMPDWEVLSDEEKAFNARRMQTYAGMLDNMDVNIGRLLQHLEDKGIADNTIVIFMADNGPDPNQLPLSEAYQDWYKANYDKVYFEDFEGDYSDMGQKGVYADYGPGWAAAAAVPGSYFKTFSTEGGLRVPLIVRFPGVVEPGTQVDKFAFVRDIVPTLLEVAGVETPGDTYDGREIHAPDGISMMPVLKGEAETVRGDDNPVGYELAGSSAVFQGRFKLMQNLDPKGTGDWELYDIEADPSELHDLAGQMPERVAEMRAFFAAYAKEVNLVPVPEGYNPLEQTVINAKRNTGH, from the coding sequence ATGGTTCGATTCAATTCACTTATTTCAGCGCTCTGCGGTGTAGCTTTGAGCGTCACCGCGCTTCAGGCCATGGCCGGGACCGAGCGCCCGAATATCCTGATCCTCATTGCCGACGATATGGGGTTTTCCGACGTCGGCGCCTTTGGCAGCGAGATTGATACGCCATCGATCGATCGGTTGGCCGATCAGGGGATGCTGTTCACCAACTTCCATGTAGGCGCGTCCTGTTCACCGACGCGCACCATGCTGATCAGCGGTGTCGACAACCACCTAGCCGGTCTGGGTAACATGCTGGAAATCCAGGCCGACAACCAGTTCGGCAAGCCTGGATACGAGGGACATCTGAACGACAAGGTCGTGGCGCTGCCGCGTCTGCTACGTGATGCAGGTTATCACACCTATATGACTGGCAAATGGCATCTGGGTCACGAGCCCGGCACGATTGCTTATGACCGGGGCTTTGAACGGTCGTTCATGCTGGGTGAAAGCGGGGCCGACAACTGGGTTGAGCAGCCCTATGCGCCTTTCTATGACCGAGTGCATTACTACGAAGACGACAAACTGGTCAGCCTGCCGACAGAAGATTACTTCTCGTCGGATTTCTATACCCAGAAGATGATCGACTACATCGACAGCAATCTGGGCGACGGCAAACCGTTCCTGGCTTGGGTGGGCTATCAGGCGGTGCACTATCCACATCAGGCGCCGAAATCATTCATCGACAAGTACGACGGTGTCTATGACGACGGTTTCGAAGAATTGCGTGTCTCGCGCCTGGAAAAGCAAAAGGAACTTGGCCTTATCTCGCCGGATGTCGAATTGGACCCCGAGTTCGCCAAAACCAGCTATGAGCCCTGGCGCATGCCCGATTGGGAGGTATTGAGCGACGAGGAAAAGGCGTTCAATGCGCGGCGGATGCAGACCTATGCCGGTATGCTTGACAACATGGACGTCAACATCGGCCGCTTGTTGCAGCACCTTGAGGATAAGGGCATTGCCGACAACACAATCGTGATCTTCATGGCCGACAACGGTCCCGATCCCAACCAACTGCCGCTGTCCGAGGCCTATCAGGACTGGTACAAGGCCAACTATGACAAGGTCTATTTCGAAGACTTTGAGGGCGACTATTCCGACATGGGGCAAAAAGGCGTCTATGCGGACTACGGTCCAGGATGGGCTGCAGCCGCGGCTGTGCCAGGCAGCTATTTCAAGACCTTCTCGACCGAAGGCGGCCTGCGCGTTCCGCTGATCGTCCGCTTTCCCGGCGTGGTGGAACCTGGCACCCAGGTCGACAAGTTCGCATTTGTCCGCGACATCGTGCCGACCTTGCTTGAGGTCGCTGGCGTGGAAACGCCGGGCGACACCTACGATGGTCGTGAAATCCATGCGCCTGATGGCATCAGCATGATGCCGGTTCTGAAGGGAGAGGCCGAGACGGTGCGCGGTGACGACAATCCTGTGGGCTATGAGCTTGCAGGTTCGTCGGCTGTGTTTCAGGGGCGTTTCAAGTTGATGCAGAACCTGGACCCCAAGGGCACCGGTGACTGGGAGCTTTACGACATCGAAGCGGATCCGTCGGAACTGCACGACCTGGCAGGTCAGATGCCAGAACGTGTCGCGGAAATGCGTGCGTTCTTTGCGGCTTATGCGAAAGAGGTGAACCTGGTTCCTGTGCCAGAAGGATATAATCCGCTGGAGCAGACCGTGATCAATGCAAAGCGCAACACGGGTCATTGA
- a CDS encoding DUF2269 family protein: MTYDILLFLHVVGATVLLGTGAGIAFFMVISNRSQDPRLIAHVAGIVVLADTLFTATAAIIQPITGYFLAKEVGWPVIEGWVGLSLALYVVVGAFWLPVVWIQIRLRSLAISARDAGQNLPPDYHRLYRIWFACGVPAFAAVLAIIWLMLTKPPF, translated from the coding sequence ATGACCTACGACATCCTGCTGTTTCTACATGTCGTCGGCGCCACGGTATTGCTGGGCACCGGGGCTGGCATCGCTTTCTTCATGGTTATCTCGAACAGGTCGCAAGACCCGCGGTTGATTGCCCATGTGGCCGGAATTGTGGTTTTGGCGGATACGCTGTTCACGGCTACAGCCGCCATAATCCAACCCATAACCGGATATTTCTTGGCGAAAGAGGTCGGCTGGCCTGTGATCGAAGGATGGGTGGGACTATCGCTTGCGCTCTATGTGGTTGTCGGCGCATTTTGGCTGCCGGTGGTATGGATACAGATCAGGCTCCGAAGTCTGGCTATCTCTGCCCGCGACGCGGGGCAAAACTTGCCGCCCGACTACCATCGCCTCTACCGTATCTGGTTCGCCTGTGGGGTTCCGGCCTTTGCCGCAGTGTTGGCGATCATTTGGCTGATGCTGACCAAGCCGCCCTTTTGA
- a CDS encoding DoxX-like family protein, translating to MTEDATHSLPDLIAKIRRWQGWPAPRLTFPVPSLCVSILGRVADGLGYLGWRSPLRTTALNVLSDGVQGDPGSWNAVGGQPCRSLDETLGQLPATRQERLYARAFLALPMAIAVLALFWLLSGAITLLDPAQAMQVLTDRMAPAWMIAPSVIGGAVADVFLGLAILYRPWAKNAALGMIALSASYLIGSVYLAPDLWSDPLGPMIKVFPGMALAAIVWLMMEDR from the coding sequence TTGACCGAAGACGCGACCCACAGCCTGCCGGATCTGATCGCCAAGATACGCCGCTGGCAGGGGTGGCCTGCCCCTCGGCTGACTTTCCCTGTGCCGTCTCTCTGCGTCTCAATTCTTGGTCGGGTCGCTGATGGGTTGGGATATCTGGGATGGCGATCACCGCTGAGAACCACCGCACTGAATGTGCTGTCAGATGGCGTTCAGGGAGACCCTGGATCATGGAACGCCGTAGGTGGTCAGCCGTGCCGCAGCTTGGACGAAACCCTCGGACAGCTTCCCGCAACCCGTCAAGAGCGACTCTATGCGCGGGCTTTTCTGGCCTTGCCCATGGCGATCGCGGTGTTGGCCTTGTTCTGGCTCCTCTCGGGGGCGATCACCCTGCTCGATCCCGCCCAAGCGATGCAGGTTCTCACGGACCGCATGGCGCCTGCGTGGATGATCGCACCTTCGGTGATTGGGGGCGCGGTTGCTGATGTTTTTCTGGGGCTGGCCATCCTCTATCGGCCTTGGGCCAAAAACGCGGCACTTGGCATGATCGCGCTGTCCGCAAGTTACTTGATCGGCAGTGTGTATCTGGCCCCCGATCTTTGGTCAGATCCCTTGGGACCAATGATCAAAGTTTTCCCAGGTATGGCCCTGGCCGCGATTGTCTGGCTGATGATGGAGGACCGATGA
- a CDS encoding NAD-dependent epimerase/dehydratase family protein: MPKAIVLGGYGLIGSACMRALALAGFDVVGIGRSRSAAAASGGTNAWIIRDIPSITVDQWREFLTGVDVVVNASGALQDGLRDDLEAIHVTAVSRLAQAAADLPVRIIQISAAGVSEQATTAFMRSKARGDKALMQTAQDWVVYRPTLLLAPQAYGGTALLRAVAAVPFVQPIVLPDARIQTVHMDDVTDAVMSAAKGRIPAGPSQS, from the coding sequence GTGCCCAAGGCAATTGTTCTAGGGGGCTATGGCCTGATCGGATCGGCCTGCATGCGCGCTTTGGCGCTGGCCGGTTTTGATGTCGTTGGGATTGGACGGTCGCGCAGCGCCGCCGCTGCCTCGGGCGGCACCAACGCATGGATCATTCGCGACATTCCTTCAATCACAGTCGATCAATGGCGTGAATTCCTGACCGGTGTGGATGTGGTCGTCAATGCGTCCGGTGCGCTGCAAGACGGGCTTAGGGATGATCTTGAAGCTATTCATGTCACGGCGGTTTCGCGACTTGCCCAAGCCGCTGCAGATCTACCGGTGCGCATCATCCAGATCTCGGCCGCCGGCGTGTCCGAACAGGCGACAACCGCCTTCATGCGCAGCAAGGCGCGCGGCGACAAGGCGCTTATGCAGACCGCACAGGATTGGGTCGTCTACCGCCCCACTCTGTTGCTCGCACCTCAGGCTTATGGTGGCACGGCGTTGTTGCGCGCGGTCGCTGCCGTTCCCTTTGTCCAACCAATTGTTCTGCCGGACGCCCGCATCCAGACCGTGCACATGGACGACGTCACTGACGCCGTGATGTCCGCCGCAAAAGGCAGGATTCCCGCAGGACCGTCGCAGAGTTGA
- a CDS encoding SDR family NAD(P)-dependent oxidoreductase: MSLQGKHALVTGGGTGIGLAIARALADEGAHVTITGRRQEVLEEVATDNMTAMAMDVRNEDDVTAKIAAAVAKNGPIQISVPNAGIAEGKMLQKTDMEFWRNIMATNLDGAFLTIRESLRSMLETDWGRVVPVASIAGLRGAPGAGAYAASKHGLVGLTRTYSEEFMGTPYTFNALCPGYVDTPIVDRNTVSISERAGVSKEDALKIMVSSNRHKRLIAPEEVAAAALWLVRPGSESINGQCIEIAGGQT; this comes from the coding sequence ATGAGTTTGCAGGGAAAACATGCGCTGGTAACGGGTGGCGGCACAGGGATCGGACTGGCCATTGCACGCGCCCTGGCCGATGAGGGCGCCCATGTGACAATCACCGGACGCCGCCAAGAGGTGCTGGAAGAGGTTGCCACCGACAACATGACCGCGATGGCCATGGATGTTCGGAATGAGGACGACGTGACAGCCAAGATTGCGGCGGCTGTTGCCAAGAATGGCCCGATCCAGATCTCGGTCCCCAATGCAGGCATTGCCGAGGGCAAGATGCTGCAAAAGACCGACATGGAATTCTGGCGCAACATCATGGCCACCAATCTGGATGGCGCCTTCCTGACGATCCGCGAAAGCCTGCGCTCGATGCTGGAAACCGATTGGGGCCGGGTAGTCCCTGTTGCCTCTATCGCCGGATTGCGCGGCGCGCCGGGGGCTGGTGCCTATGCTGCATCCAAACACGGGCTGGTGGGGCTGACCCGCACCTATTCCGAAGAATTCATGGGCACGCCATATACGTTCAACGCGCTTTGCCCCGGTTACGTCGATACACCCATCGTGGATCGCAACACCGTGTCGATCTCGGAACGTGCTGGCGTCAGTAAAGAGGACGCGCTCAAGATTATGGTAAGCTCGAACCGCCACAAACGTCTTATCGCGCCGGAAGAAGTGGCCGCCGCAGCCTTGTGGCTGGTCCGCCCGGGATCCGAGAGCATCAACGGCCAGTGCATCGAAATCGCAGGCGGCCAAACCTGA